In Nematostella vectensis chromosome 11, jaNemVect1.1, whole genome shotgun sequence, a genomic segment contains:
- the LOC5499980 gene encoding uncharacterized protein LOC5499980 isoform X1, with the protein MAMRGGGLHFLTQEDEGFTVPNVESKIFHLLNLARTRSWDYCLRTSETMFLVSFVLVFSLGCKVIAQTCPQGVCYGGAFEATKRKQGRYLVGFSFKNLSTVRHAQGCFSACMNECLCRSYQVSSTGCELLEEDKDTSPSHFHSNPDYSYFEMHQKIIPSASSLAYPSVCRNGCCLANPCLNGGTCTEKCEHPKTKFVCKCLPYWDGRLCQHFRPKSCHDFYKAPNGPAKLNRGVYEIYSKNNTHFKVYCDFMPPYRAWTLIESFAFKHNPDFKTKSFLDNYPVNETSPDKHEKYRLSRDKMQHLRSTAVSYRVTCQFLKRSNVTKLDYLEGKLSSFDIIEEESLTNAGFCKTVDYVNIEGHDCRNCTLALFQKIEQWHLHSEPRKGNCDMKPSGYEVQSNEAFGFYDPGRDTFLCASAPDATTEYWLGHGY; encoded by the exons ATGGCGATGAGAGGCGGGGGGCTTCATTTTCTTACCCAAGAAGACGAGGGATTCACAGTCCCCAATGTAGAGAGCAAGATTTTTCACCTCCTTAACCTGGCGCGAACTCGAAGCTGGGACTATTGCTTGAGAA CTTCAGAAACAATGTTCCTCGTCTCGTTTGTGCTGGTCTTCAGCCTCGGGTGCAAAGTCATTGCGCAAACGTGCCCACAAGGGGTTTGCTACGGTGGGGCTTTCGAGGCAACGAAAAGGAAACAGGGACGGTATTTGGTGGGGTTCTCGTTCAAGAACCTCAGCACGGTCCGTCATGCCCAGGGGTGCTTCTCGGCGTGTATGAATGAGTGCCTCTGCAGGTCGTATCAGGTGTCAAGTACGGGATGCGAGTTACTGGAGGAAGACAAGGATACCAGTCCTAGCCACTTCCACTCCAATCCCGACTACAGCTACTTTGAGATGCATCAAAAAATTATTCCATCA GCATCTTCCTTGGCATACCCATCCGTCTGTAGAAATGGTTGCTGTCTCGCCAACCCCTGTCTGAATGGCGGAACGTGCACAGAGAAGTGCGAGCACCCGAAAACCAAGTTCGTCTGCAAGTGCCTGCCATATTGGGATGGACGATTGTGTCAGCATTTTCGGCCTAAATCCTGTCATGACTTCTACAAAGCACCAAACGGCCCAGCGAAGCTAAACAGAGGTGTTTATGAAATCTATAGCAAAAATAACACGCACTTCAAAGTCTACTGTGATTTCATGCCTCCTTATAGAGCATGGACGTTGATTGAATCCTTCGCATTTAAGCACAACCCAGATTTCAAAACAAAGTCATTTTTGGATAATTACCCAGTAAATGAGACCTCGCCTGACAAGCACGAGAAATACCGTCTTTCCCGCGACAAAATGCAGCACTTGAGATCCACCGCCGTGTCTTACCGAGTTACTTGCCAGTTCCTGAAGAGAAGTAACGTTACAAAACTGGATTATTTGGAAGGAAAGCTTTCCTCGTTTGACATCATTGAAGAAGAAAGTCTCACGAATGCTGGCTTTTGCAAGACTGTGGATTATGTGAACATCGAGGGACACGACTGCCGAAACTGTACCTTGGCGCTCTTCCAGAAAATCGAACAGTGGCATCTCCACTCCGAGCCCAGAAAAGGTAACTGTGATATGAAGCCATCAGGGTATGAAGTACAATCTAACGAGGCATTCGGCTTTTATGATCCAGGCCGGGACACTTTCTTGTGCGCAAGCGCACCGGACGCCACTACGGAATACTGGCTCGGCCATGGCTACTGA
- the LOC5498869 gene encoding uncharacterized protein LOC5498869 isoform X3, giving the protein MFLVSFVLVFSLGCKVIAQTCPQGVCYGGAFEATKRKQGRYLVGFSFKNLSTVRHAQGCFSACMNECLCRSYQVSSTGCELLEEDKDTSPSHFHSNPDYSYFEMHQKIIPSASSLAYPSVCRNGCCLANPCLNGGTCTEKCEHPKTKFVCKCLPYWDGRLCQHFRPKSCHDFYKAPNGPANLNRGVYEIYSKNNTHFKVYCDFMPPYRAWTLIESFAFKHNPDFKTKSFLDNYPVNETSPDKHEKYRLSRDKMQHLRSTAVSYRVTCQFLKRSNVTKLDYLEGKLSSFDIIEEESLTNAGFCKTVDYVNIEGHDCRNCTLALFQKIEQWHLHSEPRKGNCDMKPSGYEVQSNEAFGFYDPGRDTFLCASAPDATTEYWLGHGY; this is encoded by the exons ATGTTCCTCGTCTCGTTTGTGCTGGTCTTCAGCCTCGGGTGCAAAGTCATTGCGCAAACGTGCCCACAAGGGGTTTGCTACGGTGGGGCTTTCGAGGCAACGAAAAGGAAACAGGGACGGTATTTGGTGGGGTTCTCGTTCAAGAACCTCAGCACGGTCCGTCATGCCCAGGGGTGCTTCTCGGCGTGTATGAATGAGTGCCTCTGCAGGTCGTATCAGGTGTCAAGTACGGGATGCGAGTTACTGGAGGAAGACAAGGATACCAGTCCTAGCCACTTCCACTCCAATCCCGACTACAGCTACTTTGAGATGCATCAAAAAATTATTCCATCA GCATCTTCCTTGGCATACCCATCCGTCTGTAGAAATGGTTGCTGTCTCGCCAACCCCTGTCTGAATGGCGGAACGTGCACAGAGAAGTGCGAGCACCCGAAAACCAAGTTCGTCTGCAAGTGCCTGCCATATTGGGATGGACGATTGTGTCAGCATTTTCGGCCTAAATCCTGTCATGACTTCTACAAAGCACCAAACGGCCCAGCGAATCTAAACAGAGGTGTTTATGAAATCTATAGCAAAAATAACACGCACTTCAAAGTCTACTGTGATTTCATGCCTCCTTATAGAGCATGGACGTTGATTGAATCCTTCGCATTTAAGCACAACCCAGATTTCAAAACAAAGTCATTTTTGGATAATTACCCAGTAAATGAGACCTCGCCTGACAAGCACGAGAAATACCGTCTTTCCCGCGACAAAATGCAGCACTTGAGATCCACCGCCGTGTCTTACCGAGTTACTTGCCAGTTCCTGAAGAGAAGTAACGTTACAAAACTGGATTATTTGGAAGGAAAGCTTTCCTCGTTTGACATCATTGAAGAAGAAAGTCTCACGAATGCTGGCTTTTGCAAGACTGTGGATTATGTGAACATCGAGGGACACGACTGCCGAAACTGTACCTTGGCGCTCTTCCAGAAAATCGAACAGTGGCATCTCCACTCCGAGCCCAGAAAAGGTAACTGTGATATGAAGCCATCAGGGTATGAAGTACAATCTAACGAGGCATTCGGCTTTTATGATCCAGGCCGGGACACTTTCTTGTGCGCAAGCGCACCGGACGCCACTACGGAATACTGGCTCGGCCATGGCTACTGA
- the LOC5499980 gene encoding uncharacterized protein LOC5499980 isoform X2 — protein sequence MAMRGGGLHFLTQEDEGFTVPNVESKIFHLLNLARTRSWDYCLRTSETMFLVSFVLVFSLGCKVIAQTCPQGVCYGGAFEATKRKQGRYLVGFSFKNLSTVRHAQGCFSACMNECLCRSYQVSSTGCELLEEDKDTSPSHFHSNPDYSYFEMHQKIIPSASSLAYPSVCRNGCCLANPCLNGGTCTEKCEHPKTKFVCKCLPYWDGRLCQHFRPKSCHDFYKAPNGPAKLNRGVYEIYSKNNTHFKVYCDFMPPYRAWTLIESFAFKHNPDFKTKSFLDNYPVNETSPDKHEKYRLSRDKMQHLRSTAVSYRVTCQFLKRSNVTKLDYLEGKLSSFDIIEEESLTNAGFCKTVDYVNIEGHDCRNCTLALFQKIEQWHLHSEPRKGRDTFLCASAPDATTEYWLGHGY from the exons ATGGCGATGAGAGGCGGGGGGCTTCATTTTCTTACCCAAGAAGACGAGGGATTCACAGTCCCCAATGTAGAGAGCAAGATTTTTCACCTCCTTAACCTGGCGCGAACTCGAAGCTGGGACTATTGCTTGAGAA CTTCAGAAACAATGTTCCTCGTCTCGTTTGTGCTGGTCTTCAGCCTCGGGTGCAAAGTCATTGCGCAAACGTGCCCACAAGGGGTTTGCTACGGTGGGGCTTTCGAGGCAACGAAAAGGAAACAGGGACGGTATTTGGTGGGGTTCTCGTTCAAGAACCTCAGCACGGTCCGTCATGCCCAGGGGTGCTTCTCGGCGTGTATGAATGAGTGCCTCTGCAGGTCGTATCAGGTGTCAAGTACGGGATGCGAGTTACTGGAGGAAGACAAGGATACCAGTCCTAGCCACTTCCACTCCAATCCCGACTACAGCTACTTTGAGATGCATCAAAAAATTATTCCATCA GCATCTTCCTTGGCATACCCATCCGTCTGTAGAAATGGTTGCTGTCTCGCCAACCCCTGTCTGAATGGCGGAACGTGCACAGAGAAGTGCGAGCACCCGAAAACCAAGTTCGTCTGCAAGTGCCTGCCATATTGGGATGGACGATTGTGTCAGCATTTTCGGCCTAAATCCTGTCATGACTTCTACAAAGCACCAAACGGCCCAGCGAAGCTAAACAGAGGTGTTTATGAAATCTATAGCAAAAATAACACGCACTTCAAAGTCTACTGTGATTTCATGCCTCCTTATAGAGCATGGACGTTGATTGAATCCTTCGCATTTAAGCACAACCCAGATTTCAAAACAAAGTCATTTTTGGATAATTACCCAGTAAATGAGACCTCGCCTGACAAGCACGAGAAATACCGTCTTTCCCGCGACAAAATGCAGCACTTGAGATCCACCGCCGTGTCTTACCGAGTTACTTGCCAGTTCCTGAAGAGAAGTAACGTTACAAAACTGGATTATTTGGAAGGAAAGCTTTCCTCGTTTGACATCATTGAAGAAGAAAGTCTCACGAATGCTGGCTTTTGCAAGACTGTGGATTATGTGAACATCGAGGGACACGACTGCCGAAACTGTACCTTGGCGCTCTTCCAGAAAATCGAACAGTGGCATCTCCACTCCGAGCCCAGAAAAG GCCGGGACACTTTCTTGTGCGCAAGCGCACCGGACGCCACTACGGAATACTGGCTCGGCCATGGCTACTGA
- the LOC5498869 gene encoding uncharacterized protein LOC5498869 isoform X2: MAMRGGGLHFLTQEDEGFTVPNVESKIFHLLNLARTRSWDYCLRTSETMFLVSFVLVFSLGCKVIAQTCPQGVCYGGAFEATKRKQGRYLVGFSFKNLSTVRHAQGCFSACMNECLCRSYQVSSTGCELLEEDKDTSPSHFHSNPDYSYFEMHQKIIPSASSLAYPSVCRNGCCLANPCLNGGTCTEKCEHPKTKFVCKCLPYWDGRLCQHFRPKSCHDFYKAPNGPANLNRGVYEIYSKNNTHFKVYCDFMPPYRAWTLIESFAFKHNPDFKTKSFLDNYPVNETSPDKHEKYRLSRDKMQHLRSTAVSYRVTCQFLKRSNVTKLDYLEGKLSSFDIIEEESLTNAGFCKTVDYVNIEGHDCRNCTLALFQKIEQWHLHSEPRKGRDTFLCASAPDATTEYWLGHGY, from the exons ATGGCGATGAGAGGCGGGGGGCTTCACTTTCTTACCCAAGAAGACGAGGGATTCACAGTTCCCAATGTAGAGAGCAAGATTTTTCACCTCCTTAACCTGGCGCGAACTCGAAGCTGGGACTATTGCTTGAGAA CTTCAGAAACAATGTTCCTCGTCTCGTTTGTGCTGGTCTTCAGCCTCGGGTGCAAAGTCATTGCGCAAACGTGCCCACAAGGGGTTTGCTACGGTGGGGCTTTCGAGGCAACGAAAAGGAAACAGGGACGGTATTTGGTGGGGTTCTCGTTCAAGAACCTCAGCACGGTCCGTCATGCCCAGGGGTGCTTCTCGGCGTGTATGAATGAGTGCCTCTGCAGGTCGTATCAGGTGTCAAGTACGGGATGCGAGTTACTGGAGGAAGACAAGGATACCAGTCCTAGCCACTTCCACTCCAATCCCGACTACAGCTACTTTGAGATGCATCAAAAAATTATTCCATCA GCATCTTCCTTGGCATACCCATCCGTCTGTAGAAATGGTTGCTGTCTCGCCAACCCCTGTCTGAATGGCGGAACGTGCACAGAGAAGTGCGAGCACCCGAAAACCAAGTTCGTCTGCAAGTGCCTGCCATATTGGGATGGACGATTGTGTCAGCATTTTCGGCCTAAATCCTGTCATGACTTCTACAAAGCACCAAACGGCCCAGCGAATCTAAACAGAGGTGTTTATGAAATCTATAGCAAAAATAACACGCACTTCAAAGTCTACTGTGATTTCATGCCTCCTTATAGAGCATGGACGTTGATTGAATCCTTCGCATTTAAGCACAACCCAGATTTCAAAACAAAGTCATTTTTGGATAATTACCCAGTAAATGAGACCTCGCCTGACAAGCACGAGAAATACCGTCTTTCCCGCGACAAAATGCAGCACTTGAGATCCACCGCCGTGTCTTACCGAGTTACTTGCCAGTTCCTGAAGAGAAGTAACGTTACAAAACTGGATTATTTGGAAGGAAAGCTTTCCTCGTTTGACATCATTGAAGAAGAAAGTCTCACGAATGCTGGCTTTTGCAAGACTGTGGATTATGTGAACATCGAGGGACACGACTGCCGAAACTGTACCTTGGCGCTCTTCCAGAAAATCGAACAGTGGCATCTCCACTCCGAGCCCAGAAAAG GCCGGGACACTTTCTTGTGCGCAAGCGCACCGGACGCCACTACGGAATACTGGCTCGGCCATGGCTACTGA
- the LOC125573503 gene encoding uncharacterized protein LOC125573503 translates to MSILPVMLVFASIRGHVIAQTCPQGVCYGGAFKAKEGIKGQHLLGFSYKNLSTVRHAQGCFSACANECLCRSYQVSSTGCELLEEDKDSRTLKPNSDYIYFDLKQKVVPSASSLSYPSVCRNGCCLANPCLNGGTCTEKCEHPKTKFVCNCPTNATGKRCEQFFWPKSCLDFYKAHNAPAKPPRGVYTIFKNDNITEVKRYCDFTPPNKAWTLIESYAAKHRVEFEAKSFLDDYPVNQETPGQHEKYRLARAAMQMIKATAVSYRVTCKFLSRENVTDRDYLEGRLSTWDIIDEASTSRSSCCKTVTYVNIEGHSCSNCTLALFQKKGDWHFHAHPNVGYDLIPPTYKDTSKQIFGKYNPGQYHSFLGYDSPDSTTEYWLGQEMP, encoded by the exons ATGTCGATACTTCCCGTCATGCTCGTGTTCGCCTCTATCCGAGGTCACGTGATCGCGCAAACATGCCCACAGGGGGTTTGCTACGGAGGTGCTTTCAAGGCCAAGGAAGGCATAAAGGGGCAGCATTTGCTTGGGTTCTCGTACAAGAACCTCAGCACGGTCCGTCATGCCCAGGGGTGCTTCTCGGCGTGTGCGAATGAGTGCCTCTGCAGGTCGTATCAGGTGTCAAGTACGGGATGCGAGTTACTGGAGGAAGACAAGGATTCAAgaactcttaagccaaattcTGACTACATATACTTCGACCTGAAACAAAAGGTCGTCCCTTCG GCATCTTCCTTGTCGTACCCATCCGTCTGTAGAAATGGCTGCTGTCTCGCCAACCCCTGTCTGAATGGCGGAACGTGCACAGAGAAGTGCGAGCACCCGAAAACCAAGTTCGTCTGCAATTGTCCGACTAATGCCACAGGGAAACGATGCGAGCAATTCTTCTGGCCCAAGTCCTGCCTTGACTTCTACAAAGCACACAACGCACCAGCTAAACCACCGAGGGGTGTTTATACGATCTTCAAAAATGATAATATCACAGAAGTAAAAAGATACTGTGATTTCACACCGCCAAATAAAGCATGGACTTTGATTGAATCCTATGCTGCGAAGCACAGAGTGGAATTTGAAGCAAAGTCTTTTTTGGATGACTACCCCGTCAATCAAGAGACTCCTGGACAACACGAGAAGTACCGACTAGCGAGGGCAGCCATGCAGATGATCAAAGCCACAGCGGTGTCGTACCGAGTTACATGCAAGTTCCTTAGCAGGGAGAACGTAACTGATCGAGACTACCTCGAAGGACGATTGTCAACATGGGACATCATAGATGAGGCGAGTACTTCCAGATCATCCTGCTGTAAAACAGTGACATATGTGAACATCGAGGGTCATAGTTGCTCGAATTGCACTCTTGCGCTCTTCCAAAAGAAAGGGGATTGGCATTTTCACGCCCACCCTAACGTAGGCTACGATCTCATTCCACCCACATATAAAGACACAAGTAAACAGATTTTCGGTAAATATAACCCCGGCCAGTATCATTCATTCCTGGGCTACGACTCTCCAGACTCAACCACAGAGTATTGGTTGGGACAGGAAATGCCATGA
- the LOC5498869 gene encoding uncharacterized protein LOC5498869 isoform X1 → MAMRGGGLHFLTQEDEGFTVPNVESKIFHLLNLARTRSWDYCLRTSETMFLVSFVLVFSLGCKVIAQTCPQGVCYGGAFEATKRKQGRYLVGFSFKNLSTVRHAQGCFSACMNECLCRSYQVSSTGCELLEEDKDTSPSHFHSNPDYSYFEMHQKIIPSASSLAYPSVCRNGCCLANPCLNGGTCTEKCEHPKTKFVCKCLPYWDGRLCQHFRPKSCHDFYKAPNGPANLNRGVYEIYSKNNTHFKVYCDFMPPYRAWTLIESFAFKHNPDFKTKSFLDNYPVNETSPDKHEKYRLSRDKMQHLRSTAVSYRVTCQFLKRSNVTKLDYLEGKLSSFDIIEEESLTNAGFCKTVDYVNIEGHDCRNCTLALFQKIEQWHLHSEPRKGNCDMKPSGYEVQSNEAFGFYDPGRDTFLCASAPDATTEYWLGHGY, encoded by the exons ATGGCGATGAGAGGCGGGGGGCTTCACTTTCTTACCCAAGAAGACGAGGGATTCACAGTTCCCAATGTAGAGAGCAAGATTTTTCACCTCCTTAACCTGGCGCGAACTCGAAGCTGGGACTATTGCTTGAGAA CTTCAGAAACAATGTTCCTCGTCTCGTTTGTGCTGGTCTTCAGCCTCGGGTGCAAAGTCATTGCGCAAACGTGCCCACAAGGGGTTTGCTACGGTGGGGCTTTCGAGGCAACGAAAAGGAAACAGGGACGGTATTTGGTGGGGTTCTCGTTCAAGAACCTCAGCACGGTCCGTCATGCCCAGGGGTGCTTCTCGGCGTGTATGAATGAGTGCCTCTGCAGGTCGTATCAGGTGTCAAGTACGGGATGCGAGTTACTGGAGGAAGACAAGGATACCAGTCCTAGCCACTTCCACTCCAATCCCGACTACAGCTACTTTGAGATGCATCAAAAAATTATTCCATCA GCATCTTCCTTGGCATACCCATCCGTCTGTAGAAATGGTTGCTGTCTCGCCAACCCCTGTCTGAATGGCGGAACGTGCACAGAGAAGTGCGAGCACCCGAAAACCAAGTTCGTCTGCAAGTGCCTGCCATATTGGGATGGACGATTGTGTCAGCATTTTCGGCCTAAATCCTGTCATGACTTCTACAAAGCACCAAACGGCCCAGCGAATCTAAACAGAGGTGTTTATGAAATCTATAGCAAAAATAACACGCACTTCAAAGTCTACTGTGATTTCATGCCTCCTTATAGAGCATGGACGTTGATTGAATCCTTCGCATTTAAGCACAACCCAGATTTCAAAACAAAGTCATTTTTGGATAATTACCCAGTAAATGAGACCTCGCCTGACAAGCACGAGAAATACCGTCTTTCCCGCGACAAAATGCAGCACTTGAGATCCACCGCCGTGTCTTACCGAGTTACTTGCCAGTTCCTGAAGAGAAGTAACGTTACAAAACTGGATTATTTGGAAGGAAAGCTTTCCTCGTTTGACATCATTGAAGAAGAAAGTCTCACGAATGCTGGCTTTTGCAAGACTGTGGATTATGTGAACATCGAGGGACACGACTGCCGAAACTGTACCTTGGCGCTCTTCCAGAAAATCGAACAGTGGCATCTCCACTCCGAGCCCAGAAAAGGTAACTGTGATATGAAGCCATCAGGGTATGAAGTACAATCTAACGAGGCATTCGGCTTTTATGATCCAGGCCGGGACACTTTCTTGTGCGCAAGCGCACCGGACGCCACTACGGAATACTGGCTCGGCCATGGCTACTGA